One part of the Alistipes onderdonkii genome encodes these proteins:
- a CDS encoding acyl-CoA thioesterase has translation MAKVLETEIQKRFSDVDPFQHVNNVSQQMYFDVGKMEYYERVLGDEVLLGDLRIITVSTTTSYMGQIRLHDRVRVTTTCEKIGNKSLTLFQQLVVDGRVRSESRSVMVAFDFARQVSMPVPETWRTRLLAD, from the coding sequence ATGGCAAAGGTACTCGAAACAGAGATCCAGAAACGGTTTTCGGACGTAGACCCGTTCCAGCACGTCAACAACGTCTCGCAGCAGATGTATTTCGACGTGGGGAAGATGGAATACTACGAGCGGGTGCTCGGCGACGAAGTGCTGCTGGGCGACCTGCGCATCATCACCGTTTCGACCACGACTTCCTACATGGGGCAGATCCGCCTCCACGACCGGGTGCGCGTCACCACGACCTGCGAGAAGATCGGCAACAAAAGCCTCACGCTGTTCCAGCAGCTCGTCGTCGACGGCCGGGTGCGCAGCGAGAGCCGCTCGGTGATGGTCGCCTTCGACTTCGCCAGGCAGGTGAGCATGCCCGTGCCCGAGACATGGCGCACGAGGCTGCTCGCGGACTAA
- a CDS encoding L-threonylcarbamoyladenylate synthase, with the protein MQNNNELQREADEAVRVLKEGGIILYPTDTVWGLGCDATNAEAVERIYKLKRSENKKSMLVLCASADMVVRYVNRAPGIAFEVMELATSPLTAILPGAVGVAGNLIPEEGTLGVRIPDHAFCQRMLRGLGRPIVSTSANISGEATPAGLAGVSREVVDGVDFVVNPRFEGKPTKKASAIIAFGEGGEVKIIRE; encoded by the coding sequence ATGCAGAACAACAACGAATTGCAGCGCGAGGCCGACGAGGCTGTCCGCGTGCTCAAAGAGGGCGGCATCATCCTCTACCCGACCGATACGGTCTGGGGACTGGGCTGCGACGCGACCAACGCCGAGGCCGTGGAACGCATCTACAAACTCAAGCGGAGCGAAAACAAGAAGTCGATGCTCGTGCTGTGCGCCTCGGCCGACATGGTCGTGCGCTACGTCAACCGGGCACCGGGCATCGCCTTCGAGGTGATGGAACTGGCGACCAGCCCCCTGACGGCGATCCTCCCGGGTGCCGTGGGCGTTGCCGGGAACCTGATCCCCGAGGAAGGGACACTGGGCGTGCGCATCCCCGACCACGCCTTCTGCCAGCGGATGCTCCGCGGGCTGGGCAGGCCGATCGTTTCGACCTCGGCCAACATTTCGGGCGAAGCGACGCCCGCGGGGCTCGCCGGGGTGTCGCGCGAGGTGGTCGACGGTGTCGATTTCGTCGTCAACCCCCGTTTCGAAGGCAAGCCCACGAAAAAGGCTTCGGCGATCATCGCCTTCGGCGAGGGCGGCGAAGTGAAAATCATCCGCGAATAA
- a CDS encoding rubrerythrin family protein: protein MKVRPLLILLLFVVSTGILVWIYFAALRGQRAPHRRQWTETLADLDACCRHKHIKSRQYDHFAETARTEQRPGAEHLFRAMAFSARLQEYNCANAIVRLGGRYTPPEKVTVFRGTTDQNLQRSIDYERRPPDALHAGEIDRALAAGNRYAARVLIWSKAGDVRHRALMARYIATGETGHEAGYRICPVCGNIYAAEYCDPFCPQCQTDGREFVRIGE, encoded by the coding sequence ATGAAAGTACGTCCGTTATTGATTCTGCTGCTGTTCGTGGTATCGACAGGCATCCTCGTCTGGATATACTTCGCGGCACTGCGCGGGCAGCGGGCGCCGCATCGCCGGCAATGGACGGAGACGCTGGCCGACCTGGATGCCTGCTGCCGCCACAAACACATCAAATCGAGGCAGTACGACCATTTCGCAGAGACCGCCCGGACGGAACAGCGGCCCGGCGCGGAACATCTGTTCCGGGCAATGGCCTTCTCGGCACGCCTCCAGGAATACAACTGCGCCAATGCGATCGTGCGGCTCGGCGGCCGCTACACCCCGCCGGAGAAGGTCACGGTTTTCCGCGGCACGACCGACCAAAACCTGCAACGGAGCATCGACTACGAACGCCGTCCGCCCGACGCGCTGCACGCCGGGGAGATCGACCGGGCACTCGCCGCAGGCAACCGCTATGCGGCCCGGGTGCTGATCTGGTCAAAGGCGGGGGATGTACGCCATAGGGCATTGATGGCGAGGTATATTGCCACAGGCGAGACCGGGCATGAAGCCGGCTACCGGATATGCCCCGTCTGCGGGAATATCTATGCAGCGGAATATTGCGACCCGTTCTGTCCGCAATGCCAGACCGACGGCCGGGAGTTCGTCCGCATCGGAGAGTGA
- a CDS encoding peptidoglycan D,D-transpeptidase FtsI family protein yields the protein MKSSEGFVRMRTLQGVVLFIFLLIAGRLAYIQLVDSKYNELAKANVLRHVVQYPPRGEVFDRNGEYLVQSRECYDLMVIYSEIDKHGFDTLRMCDVLGLSRGKLEKELANARMRPRAPRVVTNYISKEDKLRFDECNFRGFYTVYRTVRRYPRKIGGNLLGYVSEVNADYLKRNPEYKIGDYVGMGGVESAYEPLLRGTKGVKIQEIDTHGAIKGSYMNGVYDSLPEPGKYIVSTIDARLQLLGEELMRGKVGAAVAIEPSTGEILMMVSSPTYDPDELVGRERGNNYMKMLGNKRQPLYNRAVRAKYPPGSTFKLVQGLIGLQEGVLRPTDLHVCHEGYQAGRRRMKCHSHASPLDLRFAVATSCNAYFCYVFRDILDNPKYGNVKEGYDAWKEYVESFGFGRKLGSDFLDERDGYVPDRGWYDRQYRGSWNSLTVISLAIGQDALGCTPLQLANLAAIVANRGYYYIPHIVKKVEGRDSLDRRFYERHYTKVDPKHFEPIVEGMWRGVNVGGTSMLARLEGLDVCGKTGTAENPRGRDHSTFLSFAPKDNPKIAISVYVENGGFGASAALPIASLLEEYYLTDTIRRPALLDYVRNMTINYPAYDR from the coding sequence ATGAAAAGTTCCGAGGGTTTCGTGCGGATGCGTACCTTGCAGGGGGTGGTGCTTTTCATCTTCCTGCTGATCGCCGGCCGCCTGGCCTATATCCAGCTTGTCGATTCGAAATACAATGAACTGGCCAAGGCCAATGTGCTGCGCCATGTGGTGCAGTACCCGCCGCGCGGCGAGGTGTTCGACCGCAACGGCGAATATCTGGTGCAGAGCCGCGAGTGCTATGACCTGATGGTGATTTACAGCGAGATCGACAAGCATGGGTTCGATACGCTGCGCATGTGCGACGTGCTGGGGCTTTCGCGCGGGAAACTCGAAAAAGAGCTGGCCAATGCCCGGATGCGCCCCCGTGCGCCCCGCGTCGTGACCAACTACATTTCGAAAGAGGACAAACTCCGTTTCGACGAGTGCAATTTCCGCGGTTTCTATACGGTTTACCGCACCGTCCGCCGTTATCCGCGTAAAATCGGCGGTAACCTGCTGGGGTATGTGAGCGAGGTGAATGCCGATTACCTCAAGCGGAATCCCGAATATAAGATCGGCGATTACGTGGGCATGGGCGGCGTGGAGTCGGCCTACGAACCGTTGCTGAGGGGAACGAAGGGGGTGAAAATCCAGGAGATCGACACCCACGGGGCCATCAAGGGCTCCTACATGAACGGCGTTTACGATTCGCTGCCCGAGCCTGGCAAATATATCGTCAGCACCATCGACGCCCGCCTGCAACTGCTGGGCGAAGAACTCATGCGCGGCAAGGTCGGGGCGGCCGTGGCGATCGAACCTTCGACGGGGGAGATCCTGATGATGGTTTCCTCGCCGACGTACGATCCCGACGAACTGGTGGGGCGCGAGCGCGGTAACAACTACATGAAGATGCTGGGCAACAAACGCCAGCCCTTGTATAACCGTGCCGTGAGGGCCAAATACCCGCCGGGTTCGACCTTCAAGCTGGTGCAGGGCCTGATCGGTTTGCAGGAAGGGGTGCTCCGGCCTACGGATCTGCATGTCTGCCACGAGGGGTACCAGGCGGGGCGACGGCGTATGAAGTGCCATTCGCACGCTTCGCCGCTCGACCTGCGTTTTGCCGTGGCGACTTCTTGCAATGCCTATTTTTGCTATGTATTCCGCGATATCCTGGACAATCCCAAATACGGGAACGTCAAGGAAGGGTACGATGCCTGGAAAGAGTATGTCGAGAGCTTCGGTTTCGGCCGCAAGCTGGGTTCCGACTTCCTCGACGAGCGCGACGGGTATGTCCCCGACCGGGGCTGGTACGACCGCCAGTACCGCGGGTCGTGGAATTCGCTGACGGTCATTTCGCTCGCCATCGGGCAGGATGCGCTGGGCTGCACGCCCTTGCAGCTAGCCAACCTCGCGGCCATCGTCGCCAACCGCGGTTATTACTACATCCCGCATATCGTCAAGAAGGTCGAGGGGCGGGATTCGCTCGACCGCCGTTTCTACGAGCGCCATTATACGAAGGTCGACCCCAAGCATTTCGAGCCGATCGTCGAGGGCATGTGGCGGGGCGTCAACGTCGGCGGCACGTCGATGCTGGCCCGGCTCGAAGGGCTCGATGTCTGCGGTAAGACCGGTACGGCCGAGAACCCCCGCGGGCGCGACCACTCGACCTTCCTGTCGTTCGCACCGAAGGACAACCCGAAGATCGCCATTTCGGTCTA
- a CDS encoding YebC/PmpR family DNA-binding transcriptional regulator, which yields MGRAFEYRKARKLKRWGHMARVFTKIGKEIEIAVKAGGPDPSGNTRLRILMQNAKAENMPKENVERAIKRATEKDAADYKEVIYEGYGSHGIAFLVETATDNTNRTVANVRMYFNKCGGTLGNSGSVAFMFDHKCVFKFHAAEGADMEELELEMIDLGVDEFYPEEDGVTVYAPYESFGAIQKWLDDKGYEIVSGESVYLPTDTKELDAEGRESIEKLVEKLEEDDDVTNVYHNMKEVDEE from the coding sequence ATGGGAAGAGCATTTGAGTATCGCAAGGCGCGTAAACTGAAGCGCTGGGGACACATGGCCCGCGTGTTTACCAAGATCGGTAAGGAAATCGAGATCGCCGTCAAGGCCGGGGGCCCCGACCCTTCGGGCAATACCCGCCTGCGTATCCTGATGCAGAACGCCAAGGCCGAGAACATGCCCAAGGAGAACGTCGAGCGTGCCATCAAGCGTGCCACCGAGAAGGATGCCGCCGATTACAAGGAGGTGATCTACGAAGGCTACGGCTCGCACGGCATCGCCTTCCTCGTGGAGACTGCGACCGACAATACCAACCGCACGGTGGCCAACGTCCGCATGTATTTCAACAAGTGCGGCGGTACGCTGGGCAACAGCGGCAGCGTGGCTTTCATGTTCGACCATAAATGCGTCTTCAAGTTCCATGCGGCCGAAGGCGCCGACATGGAGGAGCTGGAGCTCGAAATGATCGACCTGGGTGTCGACGAGTTCTATCCCGAGGAGGACGGTGTGACGGTATACGCTCCTTACGAATCCTTCGGGGCGATCCAGAAGTGGCTCGACGACAAGGGCTACGAAATCGTGTCGGGCGAGTCGGTCTACCTGCCGACCGACACCAAGGAGCTCGATGCCGAAGGGCGCGAGTCGATCGAGAAACTCGTCGAGAAGCTCGAAGAGGACGACGACGTGACCAACGTATACCATAATATGAAAGAGGTGGACGAGGAGTAG
- a CDS encoding NAD(P)H-dependent glycerol-3-phosphate dehydrogenase produces the protein MEYKIGNEARCAVIGYGSWATAIVGLLTANETRVGWYVRNPEVLEGLLTEGRNPRYLSDMEFDRDRIAPSDDLDGIVREADILILATPSAYLKTFLEPLTVPLKDKFVVSAIKGIVPGDYKTIVEYIHDHYGLSYKQIGIFTGPSHAEEVSRGKLSYLTVVCTDPGNARSLGAKFATDYIHLSYSTDLYGIEYAAILKNIYALSVGIAVGLGYGDNFLAVLIANSAGEMRRFLEESYPAERDTLVSGYLGDLLVTCYSVYSRNRRLGLLIGHGCTVKSALNEMTMVAEGYFAADCIRYINARHKVDMPIADMVYKVLYEGASARKCMKELTTKLI, from the coding sequence ATGGAATATAAAATCGGAAATGAGGCCCGCTGCGCCGTGATAGGCTACGGCAGCTGGGCAACGGCCATCGTGGGACTGCTCACGGCCAACGAAACCCGCGTAGGCTGGTATGTCCGCAATCCCGAAGTGCTCGAAGGGCTGCTCACCGAAGGCCGCAACCCCCGGTACCTGAGCGACATGGAGTTCGACCGCGACCGCATCGCCCCCTCCGACGACCTGGACGGGATCGTCCGCGAAGCCGACATCCTCATCCTGGCCACCCCCTCGGCCTACCTCAAGACCTTCCTCGAACCGCTGACCGTCCCGCTCAAGGACAAGTTCGTCGTTTCGGCCATCAAGGGCATCGTCCCGGGCGACTACAAGACCATCGTCGAGTATATCCACGACCATTACGGGCTGTCCTACAAACAGATAGGCATATTCACGGGCCCGTCGCACGCCGAGGAGGTTTCGCGCGGAAAGCTCTCCTACCTGACGGTCGTCTGCACCGATCCCGGAAACGCACGGTCGTTAGGCGCAAAATTCGCCACGGACTACATACACCTGAGCTACTCCACCGACCTTTACGGCATCGAATATGCCGCCATCCTGAAGAACATCTACGCCCTGTCGGTCGGCATCGCCGTGGGACTGGGCTACGGAGACAACTTCCTGGCGGTGCTGATCGCCAACAGCGCGGGCGAGATGCGCCGGTTCCTGGAGGAGAGTTACCCCGCGGAACGCGACACGCTCGTATCGGGCTACCTGGGCGACCTGCTGGTGACCTGCTACTCGGTATACAGCCGCAACCGGCGGCTGGGGCTCCTGATCGGCCACGGATGCACGGTCAAAAGCGCCCTCAACGAAATGACGATGGTGGCGGAAGGCTACTTCGCGGCCGACTGCATCCGCTACATCAACGCCCGCCACAAGGTCGACATGCCGATCGCCGACATGGTCTACAAAGTCCTTTACGAAGGCGCATCGGCCCGCAAGTGCATGAAAGAACTGACAACCAAATTAATCTGA
- a CDS encoding VOC family protein: MEIKSRFDHFNINVTDLAKSLEFYGKALGLKETGRKEAADGSFVLVYLGDGQTGFSLELTWLRDHTGAYELGENESHLCMRVAGDYDAVREYHRALDCICYENHEMGLYFINDPDDYWIEILPAK; this comes from the coding sequence ATGGAAATCAAGAGCCGATTCGACCATTTCAACATCAACGTCACCGACCTCGCGAAGAGCCTGGAGTTTTACGGCAAGGCACTGGGGCTGAAGGAGACCGGCCGCAAGGAGGCTGCCGACGGGAGTTTCGTACTGGTCTACCTGGGCGACGGGCAGACGGGATTCAGCCTCGAACTGACCTGGCTGCGCGACCACACCGGGGCCTACGAACTGGGGGAGAACGAGAGCCACCTGTGCATGCGCGTGGCGGGCGACTACGACGCCGTGCGCGAATACCACCGTGCGCTGGACTGCATCTGCTACGAAAACCACGAGATGGGGCTCTACTTCATCAACGACCCCGACGACTACTGGATCGAAATACTGCCCGCAAAATAA
- a CDS encoding PHP domain-containing protein codes for MDLHIHSAYSSDGEIPAACIAQRCAASGTATFSLTDHNCVRGLDEAAGGASKAGLGFVPGIEVDCNFEGTDLHLLGYGIDWRSRDFASLEEDVAAKVTEAFGETVHRLRKLGFAVDGAAVLAAAGGKLPTLELVAEVMLSDAAYDTPLLAPYREGGARGDMPYINFYLDYGAQGRPAFVPVDFMDYRDAVALIRDNGGVPVVAHPGLNFRGRERVAERLLDFGAEGLEVFNNYHDTTQIGYFAPLVQRRGALMTCGSDFHGKTKPLIGIGQFRFDDRFESYLRASAARLPVLP; via the coding sequence ATGGATTTGCACATCCACTCCGCTTACAGCAGCGACGGCGAAATCCCGGCTGCTTGCATTGCGCAGCGATGTGCGGCTTCGGGAACGGCGACATTCTCGCTGACGGATCACAATTGCGTGCGGGGGCTGGACGAAGCCGCCGGGGGCGCGTCGAAGGCAGGGCTGGGGTTTGTGCCCGGCATCGAGGTCGATTGCAATTTCGAAGGCACCGACCTGCACCTGCTGGGATACGGCATCGACTGGCGTTCCCGGGATTTCGCGTCGTTGGAGGAGGACGTTGCGGCGAAGGTCACGGAGGCATTCGGGGAGACGGTGCACCGGCTCCGCAAGCTGGGGTTTGCGGTCGACGGCGCGGCGGTGCTTGCGGCTGCGGGCGGGAAGCTGCCCACGCTGGAACTGGTCGCCGAAGTGATGCTGTCGGATGCGGCGTACGACACGCCGTTGCTGGCTCCCTACCGCGAGGGCGGTGCGCGGGGCGATATGCCCTACATCAACTTTTACCTGGATTACGGGGCGCAGGGGCGGCCTGCGTTCGTGCCCGTCGATTTCATGGATTACCGGGATGCCGTCGCCCTGATCCGGGACAACGGCGGCGTGCCTGTGGTGGCACATCCCGGGCTTAATTTCCGTGGCAGGGAACGTGTGGCCGAGAGATTGCTCGACTTCGGGGCCGAGGGGCTGGAGGTCTTCAACAACTACCACGATACAACGCAGATCGGCTATTTCGCCCCGCTGGTTCAGCGGCGCGGTGCGCTTATGACGTGCGGAAGCGATTTCCACGGCAAGACCAAGCCGTTGATCGGCATCGGGCAGTTCAGGTTCGACGACCGGTTCGAATCTTACCTCCGGGCATCCGCCGCCCGGCTTCCGGTGCTTCCGTAA
- a CDS encoding DMT family transporter, with translation MPGWIFVSKTRYNLDLVFANIFFGANFSFYVSLTRNYLDFQQIFMLQVLSGAIFFIPFALFSKQSFRIRWRDAGNILVVTMLIVYGWMYMLLWGSSYTSPIDASIISTLGPAVTLIMDHIMHPRKYIRLRVVGVFCALAGAAVLLFDHGFVLTHGSRAYGNALVLVAVVAIAINTVIIKPQLERLGTLVVMGWYYIVGLAVTAPFFWKYIDHTQFLRLPLQAQAELAYILILGTVLPMYLLYRGTEKLTSVHTALYRYIQPVIAGILALVRGQAVFDAANIVALAFIFAGVVLVVIGYKYYVRHGLPPVGHDGRLRA, from the coding sequence TTGCCCGGATGGATCTTTGTGAGTAAAACGCGCTATAATCTCGACCTGGTATTTGCCAACATCTTTTTCGGGGCGAACTTTTCATTCTATGTCTCGCTCACGCGCAATTATCTCGATTTCCAGCAGATATTCATGTTGCAGGTGCTTTCGGGCGCGATTTTCTTCATCCCGTTCGCCCTTTTTTCGAAGCAGTCTTTCCGCATCCGGTGGCGCGACGCGGGCAACATCCTGGTCGTCACCATGCTGATTGTCTACGGTTGGATGTACATGCTGCTCTGGGGATCCTCCTACACCTCGCCCATCGACGCCTCGATCATTTCGACGCTCGGCCCGGCCGTGACGCTGATCATGGATCACATCATGCACCCGCGCAAGTATATCCGGTTGCGGGTCGTGGGCGTCTTCTGCGCGCTGGCGGGGGCTGCGGTGCTGCTCTTCGACCACGGCTTCGTGCTCACGCACGGCAGCCGCGCCTACGGCAATGCGCTGGTGCTCGTCGCGGTGGTGGCGATCGCCATCAATACGGTCATTATCAAACCCCAGCTCGAACGGCTGGGAACGCTGGTCGTGATGGGATGGTATTACATCGTCGGGCTGGCCGTGACGGCGCCGTTCTTCTGGAAATACATCGACCATACGCAATTCCTGCGCCTGCCGTTGCAGGCACAGGCCGAACTGGCCTACATCCTGATCCTGGGGACGGTGTTGCCGATGTACCTGCTTTACCGGGGCACCGAGAAACTGACTTCGGTGCATACGGCCCTGTACCGCTATATCCAGCCCGTCATCGCCGGCATCCTGGCCCTCGTCCGCGGGCAGGCGGTGTTCGATGCCGCCAATATCGTGGCGCTGGCCTTCATCTTCGCGGGGGTCGTCCTGGTGGTGATCGGGTATAAATACTATGTCCGCCACGGGCTCCCGCCCGTGGGGCACGACGGGCGGCTGCGCGCTTAG
- a CDS encoding glucose-6-phosphate isomerase, which produces METIKLDISKTGIAVSAEMQAKAQAANALLESGKGAGNDFLGWVHLPSSISAAEIEAIEKQAAKLREKAEVIICIGIGGSYLGAKAVLEAMSDPFRFLHKEQTAPVVLFAGQNISEDYTYELLEAVKEHSIATIVISKSGTTTEPAIAFRLIKAEIEKRYGKKEAAERIVAITDKARGALKTLATNEGYPTFVIPDDVGGRFSVLTPVGLLPLAAAGVDIAALVRGAQEMERATADGTPFGQNPAAVYAAVRNELYNGGKKVEILGSYEPKLQYINEWWKQLYGESEGKQGKGIFPASVTLTADLHSMGQYIQDGERTLFETIISVAGPAHEVVIEAEAENLDGLNFLAGKRISEVNRMAELGVQLAHVDGGVPNIRIEIPAIDAHAIGSLLYFFEKACGISGYILGVNPFDQPGVEAYKKNMFALLDKPGYEEASKAIKARL; this is translated from the coding sequence ATGGAAACGATTAAATTAGACATCTCCAAAACCGGCATTGCGGTCTCGGCCGAAATGCAGGCCAAAGCACAGGCCGCCAACGCCCTGCTCGAATCGGGCAAAGGCGCGGGCAACGACTTCCTCGGCTGGGTACACCTCCCGTCGTCGATCTCGGCGGCAGAAATCGAAGCCATCGAAAAACAAGCCGCGAAACTCCGCGAAAAGGCCGAGGTTATTATCTGCATCGGCATCGGGGGTTCGTACCTGGGCGCCAAGGCCGTGCTCGAAGCCATGAGCGACCCGTTCAGATTCCTGCACAAGGAGCAGACGGCTCCCGTGGTGCTCTTCGCAGGCCAGAATATTTCGGAAGACTACACCTACGAACTGCTCGAAGCCGTAAAGGAGCACTCGATCGCCACCATCGTGATTTCGAAATCGGGCACGACGACCGAACCGGCCATCGCCTTCCGCCTGATAAAGGCCGAGATCGAAAAGCGCTACGGCAAAAAGGAGGCTGCGGAACGGATCGTGGCAATCACCGACAAGGCGCGCGGCGCTCTGAAAACGCTCGCCACCAACGAGGGGTATCCGACGTTCGTCATCCCGGACGACGTGGGCGGCCGCTTCTCGGTGCTCACGCCCGTAGGCCTGCTGCCCCTGGCCGCCGCCGGCGTCGACATCGCGGCACTGGTGCGCGGTGCGCAGGAGATGGAGCGTGCGACGGCCGACGGCACGCCTTTCGGACAGAACCCGGCGGCGGTCTATGCAGCCGTGCGCAACGAACTTTACAACGGCGGCAAGAAGGTCGAAATCCTCGGCTCCTATGAGCCCAAGCTGCAATATATCAACGAGTGGTGGAAACAGCTCTACGGCGAGAGCGAAGGCAAGCAGGGCAAGGGCATCTTCCCGGCCAGCGTCACGCTGACGGCCGACCTGCACTCGATGGGACAGTACATCCAGGACGGCGAACGCACGCTGTTCGAAACGATCATTTCGGTTGCCGGGCCCGCCCACGAAGTGGTTATCGAGGCCGAGGCCGAAAACCTCGACGGCCTCAACTTCCTCGCAGGGAAACGCATTTCGGAGGTCAACCGCATGGCCGAGCTGGGCGTGCAGCTGGCACACGTCGACGGCGGGGTGCCCAACATCCGCATCGAAATTCCCGCAATCGACGCACACGCCATCGGTTCGCTGCTCTACTTCTTCGAGAAGGCTTGCGGCATCAGCGGTTACATCCTCGGCGTAAACCCGTTCGACCAGCCCGGTGTGGAGGCGTACAAGAAAAATATGTTCGCCCTGCTGGACAAGCCGGGCTACGAGGAGGCATCGAAAGCCATCAAAGCACGGCTGTAA
- a CDS encoding rod shape-determining protein: MGLFSLTQELAIDLGTANTLIIYNGKVVVDEPSIVALDVHTGKVVAIGHQARQMHEKTNPNIKTIRPLKDGVIADFNATELMLRGMIKKVKTSGSLFAPSLRMVICIPSGSTNVEIRAVRDSAEHAGGREVYMIYEPMAAALGAGLDVEAPEGNMVIDIGGGTSEIACISLGGIVCSESINTAGDVFTNDIQSYVRQQHNIRIGERTAEAIKCSIGAAVSDLEEEPEDFVVTGPNMLTALPQTVSLSYSEIAYALEKSLTKIDAALMKVLESMPPELYADIVKNGIYLAGGGALIKGLDRRLGEKTGIPFHVAEDPLRAIARGTGIALKNINRFSFLMK, encoded by the coding sequence ATGGGACTTTTTTCACTGACACAGGAGCTGGCCATTGACCTCGGAACGGCCAACACGCTGATAATCTATAACGGCAAGGTCGTTGTCGACGAACCGTCGATCGTGGCCCTCGACGTGCATACGGGCAAGGTGGTCGCCATCGGCCACCAGGCGCGCCAGATGCACGAAAAGACCAACCCGAACATCAAGACGATCCGGCCGCTGAAGGACGGCGTGATCGCCGATTTCAATGCCACGGAGCTGATGCTGCGCGGCATGATCAAGAAAGTCAAGACCTCGGGCAGCCTTTTCGCCCCCTCGCTGCGGATGGTGATCTGCATCCCGTCGGGATCGACCAACGTCGAGATACGTGCCGTGCGCGATTCGGCCGAGCACGCCGGAGGCCGCGAAGTCTACATGATCTACGAACCGATGGCCGCGGCGCTGGGTGCGGGCCTCGACGTCGAGGCGCCCGAAGGCAACATGGTCATCGACATCGGCGGCGGTACGTCGGAGATCGCCTGCATCTCGCTGGGCGGCATCGTCTGCTCCGAGTCGATCAATACGGCCGGCGACGTCTTTACCAACGACATCCAGAGCTATGTCCGCCAGCAGCACAACATCCGTATCGGCGAACGCACGGCCGAAGCCATCAAATGTTCGATCGGTGCCGCTGTCTCCGACCTGGAGGAGGAACCCGAGGATTTCGTGGTCACGGGGCCCAACATGCTGACGGCCTTGCCGCAGACTGTTTCGCTCAGTTACAGCGAGATCGCCTATGCGCTCGAGAAGTCGCTCACCAAGATCGACGCGGCGCTGATGAAGGTGCTCGAATCGATGCCCCCCGAGCTGTATGCCGACATTGTGAAGAACGGTATCTACCTGGCCGGCGGCGGCGCCCTGATCAAGGGGCTCGACCGGCGCCTGGGCGAAAAGACGGGCATCCCGTTCCACGTCGCGGAAGACCCGCTGCGCGCCATTGCGCGCGGTACGGGCATCGCGCTGAAGAATATCAACCGCTTCTCATTCTTAATGAAATAG
- the mreC gene encoding rod shape-determining protein MreC — MRKLLEFIRSVYVVVLFVVLEAIAISYYAHSTYYTQARLLARSNQVIGGVHGLFAGVRHYFSLGRENRELLAHVARMKERLALYEEAETAARLDGYMQDIGVSKYRIMTASVTSNTVNRAQNLIVLNRGRRDGVAEEMAVLSSDGAMAGYVVDCTERYAVAMSVLNTSFRASGKLAGSDYFGSIYWDGGDQHTVVLDELSKYADPQPGQEVVTTGFSQYFPADVLIGWVESAHLNETRTAYRVHVRLAAEMTRLTDVILVENRDLTEVRELQNSEKVEQHTRQNR; from the coding sequence TTGCGCAAGCTCTTAGAGTTTATCCGAAGCGTCTATGTCGTGGTGCTGTTCGTGGTGCTCGAGGCGATAGCCATCAGCTATTACGCCCACTCGACCTACTACACCCAGGCACGGTTGCTGGCACGTTCCAACCAGGTGATCGGGGGCGTCCACGGGTTGTTCGCGGGTGTCCGGCACTACTTTTCGCTCGGGCGCGAGAACCGCGAGCTGCTGGCGCATGTCGCCCGGATGAAGGAACGGCTGGCACTGTACGAAGAGGCCGAGACCGCGGCCCGGCTCGACGGCTACATGCAGGATATCGGGGTTTCGAAATACCGCATCATGACCGCCTCGGTGACATCCAATACGGTCAACCGGGCACAGAACCTGATCGTGCTCAACCGCGGCCGCCGCGACGGGGTCGCCGAAGAGATGGCCGTGCTGTCGTCCGACGGGGCCATGGCGGGGTATGTCGTCGACTGCACGGAGCGCTATGCCGTGGCGATGTCGGTACTCAACACCTCGTTCCGGGCCAGCGGCAAGCTCGCCGGCTCCGATTATTTCGGCTCGATCTACTGGGACGGGGGCGACCAGCATACGGTGGTACTGGACGAGTTGTCCAAGTATGCCGACCCGCAACCCGGGCAGGAGGTCGTGACGACCGGGTTTTCGCAGTATTTCCCGGCCGACGTGCTGATCGGCTGGGTCGAGAGCGCCCATCTGAACGAGACCCGTACGGCTTACAGGGTGCACGTGCGGCTGGCGGCCGAGATGACGCGCCTGACGGACGTGATCCTCGTCGAGAACCGCGACCTCACGGAGGTGCGCGAATTGCAGAACAGTGAGAAAGTAGAACAACATACCCGACAGAACAGATAG